One window of the Candidatus Krumholzibacteriia bacterium genome contains the following:
- the rpsJ gene encoding 30S ribosomal protein S10, translating into MNQQRIRIRLKAYESAMLDRSAFEIVRTAKRTGAEISGPIPLPTKRSIYTVLRSPHVDKKSREQFQICIHKRLIDITRPTSQTIDALSKLDLPAGVNIEIKL; encoded by the coding sequence GTGAATCAGCAGAGAATCCGCATCCGGCTCAAAGCCTACGAGAGCGCCATGCTCGATCGCTCGGCGTTCGAGATCGTGCGTACGGCGAAGCGCACCGGGGCGGAGATCAGCGGGCCCATCCCGCTGCCGACCAAGAGATCCATCTACACCGTGCTGCGTTCGCCGCACGTGGACAAGAAGTCGCGGGAGCAGTTCCAGATCTGCATCCACAAGCGGCTCATCGACATCACCCGGCCGACCTCGCAGACCATCGATGCGTTGAGCAAGCTCGATCTGCCCGCCGGCGTGAACATCGAGATCAAGCTCTAG